The DNA segment ATTTGTGAAACCAGGAACCGTCCAAAGGACGGGCCTCTGTGTTGCCTTATCGGTGTGATCGTGGGACCTCCGTGTTGGTCGTCTAGCCTTCCCGAACCAAATTCACAGCACAGCCGCCTTCCTGCGCAGCACTCACGTTCATGTAGCATTGTCAACGCAGCGACAGTCGCAACGAATGGATTCAGCATCTCCGATTGCAGCCAGATATCCGTGTGGTGAGTATTCGTGGTCATTtattttttgaagaaaaaaaaaaaggggggggggggggggaggtggttAGTGTCCACCTAGTAGACTGTCCATTTCAGCCTGCGCCGATTGGCTGGCTCAGTACCGGTGAGGAGGAGACTGGCTGAGGGCGCCTGTCTCCTATCTCATTGGTACCCCaacccagccaatcagcacttcagcagcagccgaaatggacagtccataCCTCCCAAAAAATTAGTGAGGTGACATCAGATATGCTTTTATTGAGGTGAGGGAAACAGAGTAAAATATCTTATAAAAGGAGGCTGAGTCATGAGAGGATAGATGAGCAACAAGGGGGTTCAATACTTCTGTGAGCCAAATTTGGATCCCCAGTTGTGGAAAAGGACTAGGTCACTGAACAGTAAGTATTAGTTTCTAATTTGcaatgaggggaaaaaaaagtaaagcttACACAGGCATAGTGTGAGCATTAGTTTGGGAAGATAGAAAGTGAGGCATTGGAAAACTATGAATTGGGAAAAAAAGACATCAAGGATGACGTGACCTATGAGAACTCAAGTATCTTCGTGAGGCTAGGGCAGGCTGactaaaaatatgaaattttGAAGGTAAGCTTACCCTGCAAGGGGGGGGGGATGACACTTGAGTAGCATGGAAAAAAATACTGCAGGGACAATTGCACATATCTCGTTGAAATGTCAAAAGTATACATTCAAAAGTAGATAAAATTTGGTCAGTCTTCATGATGCTTTTGGTTTTAATGGCTAGTACAGCAATCGTAGGGTGAACATGAGCAACAAATGTATGGAAGATTGATGGCGGGCAAGTAGAAAAAAGTCTCAGTGATGTCGAATAAAGATTAGCACATAGCCGCagggtatttatttatttacttataagGGCAAAGCACTGGAGAggagtaaaataaaaaaaatcaccataTTGAGCAGTCACAATATTTGTTATCAAGGGCTGTCAGTGACCAAAGCATAAGAAGCAGGCATGGGGTTTCGTTCAGTGCTTGTTGTCCGAATAAAACAATTAGCTTGCAAGTTAGTGTGGCTGCAAGGCATGTCAACTTCGAATGTTTGGTCATTGCAGGCTGAAATATATCATGGTAAGTGGAAAAGGGTTGCGTTAAACTGATATATTTTGTAAAGCAACAAAAGGTACCTTTAGGCGTGATAAATTAGGTAGGTTGAGACTTTTGCTTATTTGGATGATGCTGGTAGTACGGGAGTAGTTATAGCAAATAAAGTGAATGGAATGATGTTGTACTGCTTCAATACTGTTTATAAGGTAGTTACAAGGTGACTTGGATAGTCACCGTAGATGAGTTGTGCCAAATTTTTGCTATGTGACGTTGGTACAGAGCGAATTTTTCTTGGTGCAATATAGGACCAATTTTAGTGTCAAATTGGAGATATTTTGTTTTCGAACCTTTCCAGTACTTGTGAAGTGTAGTCCTTTTATGTGCGAAAAGCATGTGGCAGAGTACCTGCAATTTCTAACATGTGTCTGTGCACTTTTAACTTTTTCAACACAGACACGCATAATGTTATGCGGCAATTGCATGGAAAGCAATGCATGAAAAAATATTAGATGTGCTCTGGCACGTGCGAGTGCAGTTTATAACTCAAATTTTTTTGTAATGCAGCTTCTTAACACCTAATGCTGCTATTAGGAGCAACGGTCAGAAACAGGTGTTCAGCACTGGAGTGGGGGTAAACGGCTTTAATTATTACCGTTTGGAAAATGAAGTAAGACAATTCACAACAAGAAGAGGTTCAGTACAGTGTTTAAAGGGGCCTTGACATGGTTGTTCGACTTTAATCAGTGTCATTGTAACATAGAGGGCCCAGTATGATTAAACACACAAAAAACTGTGCCCATATTAATAAACATTTCACCATGAAATTGCTGCCTCTAAACCACTCTTGTCGACAGTGGCCGCCATTTTGACATGGACTGTGTGACGTGGGGAAATGAGTGGCCACCGCTATATCATCTGTTTTGAAACAGTTTGAGACCACATCGGACATTTTGCTCCGCACAGACTGGCACCcaacagtgcagaaagggtgtCTCTATTGAATGTGCCCGCAATTTCTTCGCTCGCGCGATAGAAAGCAGCAACAAACCGCTGAGACACGCATGCAAAAACGAAACGACACATGGCAGCCACAACGTTTTTCCAGCTCCTGCAATAACTTCTGATGTTTGCAGTACACAAAACCATGGCCTTCAAGATAGACTGCTGTTACCCAAGGAAGCCATTTCCGGGAGTGCCACTTCATTTCACCACTGCTCCGTGTTTGTTGCCAGACTGCTGTCATTTCAACTGCGACATAAAAAAAATGAACTACAAATTTTCTACCTCGCTGAATGCGCTCAATGTTTGCAAGCTTGCTGTGGGGTGCATGCTGTTTAACATGAAATGCATAATTCAAGCTCAAGAATTTGGTGTCGTGGCTTTTTTTATTGCCATCCTCAGGGCCGGATCCAGGGTAGTAGTCTTAATTAGGAAttggggaggcgggggggggggggggggggttagtgaAGGCTGTTGCGAATGTCGACTGTCCGTGGtgtccacgaaggtttccatgtatggtgccgtgccaggtgccaagaggaggagttatccagggagattagaaaactgttttatatacactgtacatggtatattacaggatgggctccatgatattggagccgtctacgtgctaacaagGCCCACTTCTGGATCCACCATTGGCCATTGGTCTCTCATGAGTTCTCAGGTCAACTGGTGTAATTAGCCCTTAGGGCTAAATATATTGCTTTAATGTATGTTCACTCTTTCTGTCTAGGTTATAAAGCAGAATCGTGCCGATTGCAGTAGGCACAGCTCAGTGGCTGCAAGGTCCACCGCAGCCATGCAAGGGGACGCGGCTACGCAGTGCACCTGGACAGCAGACATTGTTGTCAAGTCCACGCAAACCGAGGTATTCACTCAGAAGGTCTCCAGGTGGACGCAGTCCGATGATCTGGAAGAAAGCTGCGGTGCCTCTCCACTGCTGGAACTGCCACTTCCAATCAAAGGTGCGAGTGGCCACATGGActtgttggtatggcatcttCTACTTTGTTGCGGCGCAGGCGGAACAACAGGGACACAGAAAGGTGCATCAGACAAAAACACAGTGCTACAAACACATAGCGCTTTGTGTTCGTCTAATGTGCCTTTCTGTGTACCTGTCTTTctgcttgcgctacaacaaagtaGAAGAAGCAAAGGGACACCCTCGAAGCATTTTAATTGTATCACTCACCATCATCAAGAACTTATTTACaaggacactaaagacaaatgtCAAATTAGGCTGGATTTCAATATTGCATATCTGCAATGCCACAAACACGTCTTACCTGCCTTGTGATATTGCAAGATTTGGACAGCATGTTTCGCATTAGTTAATATAAATGCAGCTCTAACGTACAAAAATATCTTCAGAATCTGTGATGGTATAGTGTACCTATGTGTGGCAGCTTGGACACAGAAATGAAGACGAACTTTTGTTGCTTTAATAATAAGTAACCCTCTGCTGCCAAACACATTCACATAGAGTGTTGAAAGAATGCATGCTTCACCTGTAAAAGTGTTGCTCTTTACCATTCACAAATGTTGAAAGCACTTTCACAGCCTTGCACACTAATCTCGTTGTTCTCTTTTCAGCAGTGCCTGTGGTACCTAGATATTTAAGGCGAACCACCAATGGACTGCAGAAAGATGCAGAAATCGGTGATACCACGGAAGGTGGCTACATACTCGGGATGGACACTGACGCAGTTTTGTGCAATCAGCTGGGAAGCTCTCCCATAGTGAATGCAGAGTCGGCAGACGTTGCCTATGCGTGCAGACTTTGCTCACTGAAGTTCGAGGAGCTGCATGCCTTAACCTCCCACGTACTGACGTGCCCGTGGCCCGAGCCATTCCAGTGTGAGCTCTGTTCGCAGACGTGTGCGGACTGGGAAGCGACACAGGGTCATCTTGCATCTCACATCGACAGTGCCTTGGCGAAGTGCCCGTTCTGCGAGTACATATTCGATGGCAGGAGCTCGAGCATCATGAGGCACATGCAACGGCTACACGTGCGTGTCAAGGCATTCATGTGCAACTTCTGCAGGGCCGCGTTTGTCAATAAGCACGACATTCATGCACACAGCCGTCGTAGGTGCCGTGCAAGGAAGTAGGAGGGAAGCCATGGAAGTGGGCAGTGACAGCTTCAATAATTTAGAAGAGTAACATGCTCACTGTGATGTGGCgcataatagagagttttaggtAAGGGGATGTAGGTTGCACCCAAGCGTTGGGTGCGGCTTGCACCCTCTAACataaaactctctaatgtagATATTAAACGGCTATTCAAACCGCGCTTTGCTTCTTTTTACTGGCTGCTTCACAAAAGAGGCCAGGCACCAGATGCACGTACGACAAAAACTGGGTTGACTTGGACAAGAATGCTTCGCAGCTTGCAAATTATCTTGCAATATCGCGATTAGGAAGAGAGCAGGGTTGGCAAGGGGGAGTGGAGTactattctgtaagtgtccacgtggtggacatgtccatttcgtctgctgctgaagttgtgattggctgggctgggggaTGCGTCAGAAGGAcacaggcgcccccagccaatcagcacttatGTAACAGACAAAATGGACACATCCATTGGGTGTACACTAGCAGAATACTCCCCAGGTCTCCGGGAGAAAAAGTAGCCAAACAGTTCCGCAAAGTAGCCAAAAAAGTGGCCAACTGTAGCAAAAGCTTGATTTGATAGCCAATACTGTAGCCACGGAGCAATAAACAACAATTTTTGACATGGAAAATAAAGACGAAAAAGCAAAAGAAACCTGCAGTTTGCTGCTGCACTGATGGCAAACGAAAATAACAGTACAAAACAAACATTATCACTTATTATTGTATCATATATTTCCATAAAAACTAGCCGACGTTCTTTGATAATTTTCGGTTTTCAGTTGTTGCAGTCGCTGTTGGCGCCAAGAAGCATGGTCTTCGACATTCGCTATTGAGGTAACCATTGCTGGGCATGGGACACTGTGacatatactctttaggtggggacgcttctcggcttgcttgcgagacaCGATTGACCAGATAAAATAGCAATGACGTGCGTCCATTGGCCCAATGACGGCAGCAGATACCTATCAAGCGGGACGATGCCACTTCAAGACGGAAAATGTTTAATCTACCGTTACTATAGCAACTGGCACTTCGTGGGAGATCTGAATTTAATGACAGATGGGCGCTTTTACTGCCAAGAAGAATAGATGATTCATCGCTCAAAGAATGCATGGCTCTGAGGCATACGGCAGGCGCGGTCTTTATGCTTCTCTAAGGGAAACACATGCCGGTATTAGAAGCTGGTTCTCGCGCGTCCTGCCAACTTGCTGTTTGTTTGCGTGAAACAGACACAGTGCTTGGTCTGAAGCTTCTTCAAAATTTCATATGTTGCGGCTCTCTTTCTTAAGGGACTTAGTTTCCGTGCGCTCACCGACGGTCCTTGGTGCTCTCGCATCGGCGAGCTCGCCGTGGGGTGTGCTAGTGCGCGCTAACAGGGAGGGGCACACGCATGCTTTTGATTGGCAGCAAAGCAGAACTTGGACGGAAGGACAGCGCGTGATTGCTTGTAAATgagaagcattgctcatttgTTGCGAAGCAACCACTTACAGTACTGGGACCACTTGTTGTGCGTACATCACTTAGTTGCCGTTTCGTGTTGTCTCGAATCCAATTTTTGCGGTTCAAATGGTTAATACATGGTGGAAAGTTCAGCACTGTGGGGATAACAGTGGGTTGAACAATGTGCTTTGCAAAGAGGTCACTGTGCATGTTATCTCACTCCTGTGAAAACTTTGCTAACCATCACTTCCCAGTGTGCGTGGGATTCACCCAATAGTAATAGTTTTTGTTTCATATTGAAAAAGGGGCGTGACATTTTAAGATCGCCAACTTACAAGAACGGGGTGTGCACAGCACAACAGAGTAAAAGAAATGGTTAATAGTTAATACGCATGTACCAGAATAACTGTTATTTATTGGAAGCTGCATaacaaaaaaaatgcatttgTAGTGAAATTTCTTCATTTGCATACATGACATAGAAAGCAATTATATATAAATTTAATATCGGCAAACTGATTCCACCGCAAAGGCGAGGCATTACCAAACTGTGCAAGGTGATGAGTCTAAATGTTGCAAAGCCTTGACTCTTtcatttaacagcggagctgttcttattCGACCCTTTGCCATCTGTCCGgcgtcacgtgaccaggagaggatgagagccacgCCGGGGatggcaggtcacgtgaccagctgaggaggagaggcgtgctgggggaggaggcgaccattGAGGGGGCATGCGCTGGGGCGGGGgagaggcgaccaatgagagttCGCGCTGGGCGTGAGGAGGAGAGGCAAGAAGAGAAGGCGTTTCTGTGCGGCACGCCCTTTCGGATaacacgcagagctgctgccgacgccgaacgcggaCGGCATTCGGCGATTTTTTATTTTGTTGCAGCTTTCTTTAGGTGCATTTCGGCCTCGCTTCTCCCATTGTTGTCACATTCTCATGATAATGTGGTAGCGCAGGATCCTAGCAACTTGTGTCCGTCTGGCGTTCAGTGCAGGGAAATAACATCTGGTCAGTGACATGCTCAATCGTATCCCAGAACACGAGGGTCGTCTGCGTGGCTGGCGAAATACTCTTCCGTGGATTTCAGTAAAGGCTAGATCCTGTGATTTGGGTGGCTCAGTCTTCCCCTCCACTTCAAGTTTGTGAGGGCAGCTTCCGGTGCAACGCATGAATTCACGGTGAGTGACCTCCTGCAGGTTAAGCATGAGAACATTGACCGAAGCTTCCGGCTCAGGTAACCACATACGTAGTAATACAGTCGACATCTTGTTTTGCAGTCAAATTGGCAGGAACAACATCTTCACAATCCTATGACTCTGTGTCAATCCACACAATTTGGCGCGAATTTCTTCGAGCTGCATTtcagatgcatttttttttcacctttgaAGATTGATTTGAAGCAATGAAGCGGAATCCAAAATAGGGGCATCTTCTCTAGCTTCGTTGTTTCTGAACTTGGGTGACTTTAGCAGTGTGTATATGCTGAGCATTCTATACAGCTGCAAGAATGGAGGCATGTCAGGGTGATCGTTCTCACCACTTGCCTGCCGAAATTTCTCGAAAAAGCATTCCAACCAGTCAGAACGTATTGGAAGATGCACTTATTCAGTAAATTGTGGCAAATATGAATTGCAGACTTCAATGTGATGCGAAGGCCTTCAGATGTCGTCCTTGACAAGAACATTTTTAGTAATCGACCTTTCGGGAAGCACCTCCCACACATTGGGCCATTTCAAGCTTTCAAGACCATGACATCGCTGCTGCCTTGCTGTATTCCTTCCGCAAGGTGCCGTCGATTTAAGGCGTCAAACAAATCGTTCAGTCGCACTGTAAACTCAATGGTTACCTCACAGTCTCTCAGATTGCTTTTACCTTGTTCGCAGTAATGCTTCATACCAACAGCCATGGACGAACTGAAAGCTTGAGTCACGAATTTTATTTTGTCTAGGTTGGATGGGTAAATATGACGCTGAGTAATTTTGGGCCACACCTTGGTGCACCTCGTCCTCTTTGAATACTGAAACGTAGTGTGATCGTTTCACCCACTTTCCATTCACCTTCAGGTACTTTTGTTTGAGCAGCCCGTTCCTGATGCACTTAAACAAGTGGGGAACGTCTGAAAACATGTACACATTTTGTTCATCATCAACAGGTTGTTCGAAGAAATGCTTATCTTTCTCCATCTCACCAGAGACACCAAGATGCTTCCACATGGTACGATTTACGCTTGCCCCATCGCAGACGACCCCATCAACGATTGCTCCAGCTTCTTCAAGGAGCACAATTGCTTGCAAGCGCAATTGGCACAGCACTGTACCTCGCGTGGCGTTTTGGGAAACTAAAACTGCCACAGGCTGTGCCCGTAAGTGTCGGTAAATGGGCAGAACGTTAGCACAAGTGCATGGTTGGCCAAATCTGATGACTGCACGTTCTGTTCACCTTTATCCACAAGGCCATCATAGTTCAAAGTACTAGAATTTAACCATTTGCACTGTCTCACTTGCATCTTGTCCATCAGCAGCATTCCATGCTTGAAGAATGTCGGCTTCGTTTGTAACTTGTTTTTCAGCGCTGAGAAAAAGTCTTTCTCAAAGCTGCACTTCATATCGACGGTAGATATGTAGCGTCGGATGGCTTTCACTGATGGCAGGGAGAGGACGTCATTCTCTCTAAAAAAAAACCTATGTGTGCTTGGCGAGCGAATGTGTTGTAGTAGGCACAACAGGAGACATTTATCTGTGTACCTCCTGCCCTTTTTGTTACTGGTGTCGGACTGCTTCCCCGCACTCTCTCTAGCATTTGCTGCGCGTCTGAAAGGTTTACTCTCACGAGTGTTTTGTTAAGCGAGTTGTCGCTTAGTATCTTCGGCCCGTCACGACAAGACAGTAGTTCCTGAAAGAGCTTTCTCTCAGTCTTCAGCGCTTGCATCTTAGACGTGTAACAGTTAATGCATTGTTTTCGTAATTCATTTGCCTTTTCTTTCACGATTGATTTCAGCAGGGTTCTGATTTATTTTTCCTCTCTGCGCTTCTCCTTCCTGTACTTGTGCATCCGGAGTGTGTTGTTTAGCCTCTCACAAAAAAAGTGCAAGGTGATTCTCCAGCTTGAAGAATGGGGCACCGGTTGTGATGCCAAATGCCAGCTGCATCCACATAGCCACTCTCCAGGCGCACGTCTGTGTATTTCTCCTGTGGTGTCCCTCCAGAGCAGAGTTTCAATTCACTCGAAGCTTTGAGGGTTTCACTCGCATCACTCCAGTCACCGTAAGAGCACAATTCACGTATGATTCTGGAATAAGTGCTGAATCAACTCTTGGAACCAAGTGCGAAAGTACTGAGAGTGAACGTTGCATATCCTTGACTTGCTGAACATTGAGAATCTTGACTGACAGCAAATTCCCAGATGACAACAGTCCAGCTTGTATAAAATGAAAGCAGTGTAGACTGGAGTCACGCAATGTGTGATGGTTCCATTCAGAGTTTGGCAAGTGGGCGTTGGAGGGGTCTAAGCGCATGCCTCAGCAGTCACTTTTGTTGTCCTCTTCGTCTTTCCCTGCCAACATTTTTGCTGCAAACTGTCTACTAGAAGCGGTGGCGTTTCCTCTCGGGACCACATTTTTGGAAGTTTCATTGCACATCGGTTCAGGGGATACTTCGCTGTCCTCCTCTTCTGTTAAAACCGTTGCAGGATCTTCTTGAGGTTTGGCAGCTGCTGCAGTATTTGTTTCTTGCCTttagtggtggtggtgggtgcCTCGTAGTAAGATATTTTATTTTCCTTGATGCCGACAAAGGATGTGCAGGAGACGACAGAAAAACGGGAGGAATTACATCCCCGAAAAGAACGCTTCTTTTTGGCACGTCAAGCAGGAGCCCTCCTCCTAGATCTGAGAAGTACCTTTTCGTCAAAATCATATCGTCTGTGAAATGTTTGCTGCAAACTATGTCCTTTGTGGTGATCGTATAGTCCGTCCTAGAAATCACTTGAgccgaggcttttttttttgtggcgttcGGGATCAGGAGGAACATCGAACAAAgtaggagtttttttttttgcaggtggcTTAACTTGACCTGCAACCTCAAAAGAAGCATTTTCGGCCCATTGTCGCTTGCTGCGTAGTCCTGTTCTCTCGTCAGGTATCACACATTAATTAGCTATTCAGGATGCTATCCAATAAATTGTCACGCCGCAACCAAGAATGGCACCAAAGTCAGAAGACGGTgatttgacgtgtcgaggtgaaatcggtctcgacagccgtCTTGTTTGTACATCATTGCCTgttttgtaaatattgtaaatatacatcTTTATATGTAACTTCTGCAACGTAACAATATGGATAGCCTGAGTAAGGTTCTACCACTTACACGTCCTGTCCTCGcctttttaaaagaaaaaaaccCAATTTAGGTAATTAAATTATGGTATTTATCgtgatgtgattatgaggcacgcggtagtgggggccTCCCACTAATGCCATATTCACTGCACTACTGCAGCGGATAAAGCACATACATACCTGCATTTTTTTTAGTCAATGCTGAATGATCGGTGCATAGCTGGTAGACTGTGCAATTTCGTGATCAACAAAAAGCAAATAGCAATAGCAACCATAGAAGGCACTCATGGGACATGGAACTAGTGACTTTGCACTCGGTTTGTGCACTCCCTCAAGCATGCCAGTGGGGGCGGGGCGGGGCGTGGGTCCTCCTTCCCACCTGTGCGCACGCCTATGGACACAATGCAGCGCCTGCAGGTGTTGTTAGTATGCCGTTTCGACAGGCTGCAGCGACAGCAGTCCCAATCGCCTCGCTCTGCTTTTTATCTCAAATGGCCCACTGCAGTGCGATTTCTGTTTCATAAACTTTGTATGGCCACAGCCACTGCCTTTGTGGCCAAGCGCGCTTGCAGCTCGGTAGCAAACTACCCTTGGAATGTATCGATTATATGCAATATTTGGCAAGGCTTGTGTATCTCGTTACATTAATCCTAAACTACATGTACgcaagcagaactttttgttgggctagttagtgcatgttactgaagtactaaagcgccaaacagacgtccgtgtctcttcttgtgtcgtccgTGTGGCGCTTTAGTACTTCAGTACATGTACTCCCCTGGCATTGTCGTCGGGCGGTGTCCACTTGTGGAACCACTTGTGGAAAAGTATGACTTGTTCGTCCTCACCGGAAGATAGAACGGAAAAGACCACACTCGCAACCGCTGACACCTGCACGACGGCCAGCAAGGGGGTGCAGAAGTTTGCATGGTCTGCACCTGTGTGCACAGGTCAGTGTGGAGGCGTTTTTTTGCAGTGGGCAGACAACTTGCCAGCGCCTCCCCCAACCTCCCAGGCACACAGCCGATATCCGGCACGTACAGATCTGGGCACCACTGCGCATCCCGCGCTTGGCGTATGTACCGATGACGGGAGAGGAGGGTGAAAAACTTCATTCCATGAAGTGGTTCAGAGGGGCTTTTTGTGCAGAAGTAATTATGTGACACATTTTTGAGTAAAAGCCCCAACCTAATTCCTGCACTAGGTATGATATGTGCATCATCTGTGTGTGCATAATGCTGTTTGGCATCCCTTGCGGTCGTCCATGCATATGGTAGGTGCCACAATGTCAAGGCCAGCAGCTTACCACCAATCCTGAAACAAAAAGTCTGAAATCATTGCATTCTGTAGGCAGAAACTTACAGGATTATAACTAAGAAATTTGAGAAGCTAATGAACACGCAGTAACAGACGAATGAAGGAGGGAATGTGCAAATTGATAAGATGTgcagacagcggtgtggattggAGAGAAAGCGGGAGTGGCCAATATTCTGTAGACATTTATGGTAAGAGGCAAATAATTTGAATATCTGATGAGAACGTGTGGCAACGTAAGATAGGAGCTGATGATGAGCTTCAAATTTGAGATTGTGCCCGGAAGAAGGCAAGGTTACTGGGGTTTGTCACGTGTTTCAAGATATGTGGATTTCTTTCTTCATGCTTTTCAAAATAAATTTCAGTTGAGAGTGGGCGCCAGTCCTGTGTGTATTTCATTGTTCGTCTTAATTGTGAGTACTGCACGGAAATTCACTATGAACGCTTACCAACTCGCTCCTAATGTAAAAGAGTTGGGCAAGTGATGCAATGCACACAGTACATAAACTGGGGGATCAGTCGAGAGCTATGCAATctgtgccaagggaagggaaatgCAGTCAAGAATGGCACTGAACTCAAATCTGCAAGCATAGCATAGCATGGAGTCGACGCAATATAGGACGTAACTGGAGACACTGCAAGAgtcctttgtcctgcagtggacataaaatacgcAGTTGACCACGACGTTATTGTTGAGAAAAGACAAGTTCAATTACAAGAAATGTGGAGAGGCAGAGAAAAGCCTATTGGCGCTGTCATTCAGCAGTGCACATCTTAACGCTGCTTTCTTGTGTGCACATACTCTCGGGCCTCGAGTAGCTGCGACACATTTCAGAACAAAATCGCCCTTAAAAGTCGCCTGTGAAATGTGAAACGCCGATTACCGTTTCATCACTCTGGGTGCACGAAAAGAGTGTAGTCAGGTTCGCTTCAACATGCAAGTGCT comes from the Dermacentor silvarum isolate Dsil-2018 chromosome 9, BIME_Dsil_1.4, whole genome shotgun sequence genome and includes:
- the LOC125940239 gene encoding zinc finger protein 768-like isoform X2, which translates into the protein MQGDAATQCTWTADIVVKSTQTEVFTQKVSRWTQSDDLEESCGASPLLELPLPIKVPVVPRYLRRTTNGLQKDAEIGDTTEGGYILGMDTDAVLCNQLGSSPIVNAESADVAYACRLCSLKFEELHALTSHVLTCPWPEPFQCELCSQTCADWEATQGHLASHIDSALAKCPFCEYIFDGRSSSIMRHMQRLHVRVKAFMCNFCRAAFVNKHDIHAHSRRRCRARK
- the LOC125940239 gene encoding zinc finger protein 710-like isoform X1, which codes for MQGDAATQCTWTADIVVKSTQTEVFTQKVSRWTQSDDLEESCGASPLLELPLPIKAVPVVPRYLRRTTNGLQKDAEIGDTTEGGYILGMDTDAVLCNQLGSSPIVNAESADVAYACRLCSLKFEELHALTSHVLTCPWPEPFQCELCSQTCADWEATQGHLASHIDSALAKCPFCEYIFDGRSSSIMRHMQRLHVRVKAFMCNFCRAAFVNKHDIHAHSRRRCRARK